A stretch of the Lolium perenne isolate Kyuss_39 chromosome 3, Kyuss_2.0, whole genome shotgun sequence genome encodes the following:
- the LOC127342430 gene encoding F-box/FBD/LRR-repeat protein At1g13570, with protein sequence MELESNPAKKCAKAKGEEASSEEDRLSGLPDDVLHSILGVLRLKHAVRTSALSTRWAHKWLHALAASAVLDFTDRDLVRGQSPAQITATVDRVLAIHGAAPIHVLRVVLSPPDALGRDVVVGWVAAALGRGAREVGVDLVRRGVLDDGDGRVSLLQLPGGLFQVENSLSVLSLGRCSLRDVPPGAAGLAGLTSLSLDRVDVTDDDVRDVVSECRLLEFLSLRSCHLLVSVRVAGERLRGLEIVGCLSMRHLRVAAPALESFAYHGEVLYRRDDDYETYLVEFIGKDNTRRTLSDAVTPELRDAYLSHLGLGGYHEVIHEFAYSGFLEEVAHARILTLCSVGLLHIEETRIFYELTMDTPNLEEVQLLMDTMSDGDVSRFCGFFGLTEPPLLERLFVRLPSAACEDTTEDTCSGTIATGEDADIVLDYEIALDHLTFIKVINFRGTTRELRLLRFLLRRAPVLEQLVLVIPEGNEGTPGDHDQQKKLSLLLKIVQKHVTEIRKAWLWQDAHVTVCQPREDDSRSPAHTKYYHED encoded by the exons ATGGAGCTCGAATCCAACCCAGCAAAGAAGTGTGCCAAGGCCAAGGGAGAAGAAGCATCATCCGAGGAGGACCGGCTGAGCGGCCTCCCCGACGACGTCCTCCACTCCATCCTCGGCGTGCTTCGGCTGAAGCACGCCGTCCGCACCAGCGCCCTCTCCACGAGGTGGGCGCACAAATGGCTCCACGCGCTCGCCGCGTCGGCGGTCCTCGACTTCACCGACCGCGACTTGGTCCGCGGCCAGTCACCGGCGCAGATCACGGCCACGGTGGACCGCGTCCTCGCGATCCACGGCGCGGCGCCCATCCACGTGCTCCGCGTGGTGCTGTCCCCGCCCGACGCGCTCGGGCGGGATGTCGTCGTCGGGTGGGTCGCGGCCGCCCTGGGGAGGGGCGCAAGGGAGGTCGGGGTGGACCTGGTGCGGCGTGGCGTcctggacgacggcgacggccgcGTGTCACTCTTGCAGCTTCCTGGGGGCCTGTTCCAGGTCGAGAACTCGCTGTCGGTGCTTAGCCTGGGCCGGTGCAGCCTCCGCGACGTCCCGCCCGGCGCGGCGGGGCTCGCCGGCCTGACATCCCTCTCCCTCGACCGCGTCGACGTCACCGACGATGATGTCCGGGACGTGGTCTCGGAGTGCCGGCTGCTCGAGTTCCTGAGCCTGAGGAGCTGCCACCTCCTCGTGTCGGTGAGGGTCGCCGGCGAGAGGCTGCGGGGCCTGGAGATCGTGGGCTGCCTGTCCATGCGCCATCTGCGGGTGGCCGCACCCGCGCTCGAGTCGTTCGCATACCATGGCGAAGTCCTCTACCGCAGAGACGACGACTACGAGACCTATCTCGTCGAGTTCATCGGCAAAGACAACACAAGGAGGACGCTGTCGGATGCGGTCACGCCGGAGCTACGAGACGCGTACCTGTCCCACCTCGGCTTGGGCGGATACCACGAGGTGATTCACGAGTTCGCCTACTCAGGCTTCTTGGAGGAGGTCGCCCATGCCAGGATTTTGACACTTTGCTCCGTGGGCTTACTG CACATCGAAGAAACCCGAATCTTTTACGAGCTCACTATGGATACCCCGAACCTAGAAGAAGTGCAGCTGCTTATGGACACCATGAGCGACGGCGATGTCAGTCGTTTCTGTGGCTTCTTCGGTCTCACCGAACCGCCCCTCCTCGAGCGACTCTTCGTCCGG CTCCCATCCGCCGCTTGCGAGGACACTACTGAAGATACCTGCAGCGGCACGATTGCAACGGGCGAGGACGCGGATATTGTACTCGACTACGAGATCGCTCTCGACCATCTGACGTTCATCAAGGTGATCAACTTCCGGGGGACGACGCGCGAGCTGAGGCTGCTCAGGTTCCTCCTGCGCAGGGCTCCTGTCCTCGAGCAGCTGGTGCTCGTCATCCCTGAAGGAAACGAGGGCACTCCGGGAGACCATGACCAACAGAAGAAACTCAGCCTGCTCCTTAAGATCGTCCAAAAACACGTGACAGAGATCAGGAAGGCGTGGCTGTGGCAAGACGCCCACGTCACCGTGTGCCAGCCGAGGGAGGACGATAGCCGGAGCCCTGCGCACACCAAGTACTACCACGAGGATTAG